CGTCGGTATGTTCTCAGGCAAATACGGTTGAGCTCGTGTCAAAGCAGACTGCACCTGAGCGGATGCAGCATCCATATCTTCACCCAAACCAAACTGCAGCAGAATACTGGAGTTACCCTGCGTGCTGTTCGATGTAATGAGTTGCAAACCGGGGATCTGAGTAAACTGCTGCTCGAGCGGCGAAGTGATATTATCGGCAATCACATCCGGTGCCATTCCGGGAAACTCGGAAGTCACCTGAATAACCGGATACTGAACATTTGGAAGATTCGCCAACGGCAAGGTCCGATAGCTGAATATTCCAAAAGCAATGACCGACAAGGTCAAAACAACCGTCATGACCGGGCGATTGATAAACGGATCAGAAAGGCTGCGCATGGTCAGTCTAGTTCGACTTTTTATCTGAATCCGTTGAAGATGAAGCAGAGCTCTTGGATGAAGAACTTGCCTGGCTGGATGTATTCGTTGTCTCGGATGGCGGTTTCACGATGGTGACCTTGCTCTTGGGCTTAAGCATGATCTGGCCGGAAAGCACAACACGTTCTCCCTTCTTAAGGCCGGATTTGACAATGACATTCGACCCCAACCGTTCACCAAGCTTAATGAAACGGTGCTCGACCGTATTGTCCTTATTGACGACGAATATAGAGTAACCACGTTGTCCTAACTGGATGCATTCTTCCGGAATGACTGTCGCATTCTTTTCCGTCCGCAAAATAATCCTCACATTAATAGACTCACCCGGCCAAAAGCGTTGGTCCTCATTCTTCATGATCCCACGAAGCCGAGCGACGCCAGCATTGCGTTGTATCGTATTCCCAACGACCTCAAGTTTCGCAGTTCGTTTAACCTTTGCATTGGTCATCAGACTTACCTCCAACTCAAGTGGCTTAGGGCTCGCCGCCTTGATCGCCTTCTGCAACTCGGGTAGATCTCGTTCAGATATAACAAAATCAACATAAAGTGGATCAATACGACGGATCGAAGTTAAATCCGTTTGGTTATCAGCAAAAAGGACATTACCTGCATTGACTTCGTAAATATCGATCAAGCCATCAATCGGCGAACGAATCGAACAAAAGTCCAGATTGATACGAGCAGCTACCACGGCAGCTTCATTCATTTGCACCATCCCCAGACTTTCCTCGACAGCTGCCTGAAGGGCATCAAAGTCCTGTTGTGAAATTAAATTCTGTCCCAATAATGGACGATTGCGGTTGACCGCCAACTGATTGATTTCCAATGAGGCTATACTCTCCCGAAGATTGCCTTCAGCCTCTTCCAGGACAGCTTTGTAAGGGCGTTGATCAATCGTGAAGAGAAGATCACCCGCCTTAACCTCCGTACCTTGCTCAAAATGAATCGCCATAAGCTGGCCATCCACTTGAGTCATCACTTCGACCTCCTCAAAGGCTGTCGTGTAACCAATCGCGGTTAAATAGATCGGTACGTCTTTGCTAACCGCCGTCGCAATAGTGACAGATGGAGGCACTGCTGCCTTTTTCTTATCAGCTTTTTCGCACCCTCCGCATAGCAACAGTAGAGCCAGCAATATCCCGTAGATACCAGTCCTCAAAAATTGATGATAAAACTTAAAAGAAACTGGCTGTCGATTCCCCATATTCGCAATACCGTCAAGAGCATCTTGGATGCATCCGCTTTAAGATAGCTGTAGAAAAATCATAGTTCCGAGACTGAGGCGACAAAAATTAAACCTCAGTCTCGAAGTCGACTTCAGCTGGTGCTCAGAAAGGGAAACCAAGCTGCAAAGTGGTCGTCTGCTCGTCCTTGGAAGAACCCGGTCCGACCGTTCCATCGTAAGTATAGTTGTAAACGATGGAAGCAACAATCCACTTATTAAGATTGGCGTTGAGCGCGATTTGCCCTCCCCACTGGATGTCGTCGATACCACTGGGAGAGATACGCACATAAGCATCCTGTGCCAGATTGAAAGTCTCACTGAAGACGTAGGTCAGATTTTCCTTAAAAGTACCAAATCCGAGCCACTTCTCGTCAGAGCCAACAACATCATTGTATTGAGCAGCAATACCGGGAGCGACTGAAAGTTTGAAGGTTTCCTCGTCGTAGATTTTATAACCGATGCTAACGTTCTCCGTCACTTGATGGCGAATCTGCTTAACCGCATCTCTCAAATAAGTAGTGTCTGACTGAAGAAACCAGCGTTCACTAAAATCATACCGATAAGCAAAACCAGTCCCGTATTTATCAGTTGTCTTATCATTAACGCCAGCGGAGTCAGTGTTGGCGTTATAATTATAGTAGGCATCCCAACCATAGTGATGCTTCCCGGAGTCCTTCTTCATCTCGATGCTGGTATTGAATTGCGTCGACTTGCTATCCGACTCTGTCATGGCCAAGCCAACGTTATATTTACCCGTCCAACCTGGAGGGACAACCTTCTCGATATAGGAACGGGCCACCTCAAGAGACTCATTGAACATCGACTCCGCTTCAGCGTCTTCTGCGATTTGTTCTTCTGTCGGCTCGGGCGCAGATGGTCCAGGGGCAGCTGTTGCCGCAACTGCAGGCGCTGGTGTTGCATCAGCAACTTTTTCAGAGGGTACAACAGTGGCCTCATCAGCCGAAACCGTCACCTCTCCCAATAGATCGCTCTTGAAAACAATTTTTCCGTCTTCCTGGCTAATCACTTTACCGGAGATGCGGTCGCCATTATTAAATTGAAGGACCTCTGCCGTTAGGAAAGCAGGGAACAAAGCCAATAACAATATGTTAGTTCTGAGTAGTCTGATCATAGCTGAAGGGAGGCTTACGGTCTAAAACTCGAATTTCAACGACTATTTATCTAAAATCACTCCATTGATTGAAAAGATGATCTGTAAATCAGAATAGTAAATTGTTTGAGCGTCTAATGCGTTGTTTTTGCACCCCTGAGCAAATAGTTAGCCAATCGATAGCATATCTGGGTATTCTTTTTTACGACTTTACCTGTGGTTGAATGCCATCAAATAAAGCGGAAGTCTCAAAAATGGAAGATCATGAAAGATTTTGCTCGATTTTGACAAAGAAACAAACAATATAACTTTAAATAGCAATTTTATGGACTACTCCGCAGCTAAAGAACGATATGCCTCATTTGGCGTTGATACAGAAGAAGCCCTGAAAAAACTTTCAGCGACCCCAATCTCCCTACATTGCTGGCAGGGAGACGATGTTGGAGGATTCGAATCACCCGATAGCTCACTGGGTGGTGGCTTGGCCGTAACCGGCAATTATCCCGGAAAAGCGAGAAGCATAGATGAACTACGACTCGACCTTGAGAAAGTGCTGAGCTTGATTCCCGGCAATCATCGCCTCAACCTACATGCAATTTATGGTGACTTTAGTAGAGGCAAAGTCGACCGCGACGCGATTTCCATTGAACAATTCCAGGGCTGGATAGACTGGTGTTCGGCAAATAATCTGGGCCTCGACTTCAATCCAAGCTGCTTTGGACACGAAAAGGCGGAAGACGGCCTTACACTTTCAAGCCCTGATGCTGGCATTCGCGACTTCTGGATCGCACATTGCCAGGCCAGTCGCAAGATAGGTGCAGAAATGGGCAAGCAGCTTGGCAGCCCATGTGTGACAAACGTCTGGATCCCAGACGGGATGAAAGACTTGCCAGCAGATCGCCTGGGACCACGCGAAAGACTGGCGGCCTCCCTGGATAAAGTTTTTGAAGAATCACTCGATCCTGCCCACAATCTCGACGCCGTCGAAAGCAAACTCTTTGGTATTGGCTCAGAAAGCTACGTTGTTGGTTCTCACGAATTTTATATGGGTTACGCAACAACGCGTCAGAAGGTGCTTTGCCTCGATGCCGGTCATTTTCACCCAACGGAATCAGTCGCTGATAAGATTTCAAGTGCCCTACTCTACGTTCCCGAGTTACTTCTGCACGTCTCACGCGGTGTCCGCTGGGACAGCGACCATGTAGTGATTCTCGATGACCCAACCAAGGCGATTTTCGAAGAATTGGTCCGCTGCGATGCTCTTTCACGCACACACATCGGCTTGGACTTCTTTGACGCGAGTATCAACCGGATTGCGGCTTGGGCAATAGGAACACGTTCGGCCCAAAAAGGACTTCTGATGGCGCTGCTGCAACCAATGAGCAAAATCATTGAAGCAGAAGCTACGGGTAACTATACCGAACGCCTGGCTCTTCTGGAAATCTCCCGAACGCTGCCTTGGGGCTCAGTTTGGGAAGAATTCTGCAGCAGAAACCAAACACCCGGCGAAGGTGAATGGTTTGCGGAAGTCAAAGCTTACGAAGACACGGTATTGGCTAAACGGAGCTAATCAGTTCAGTTTAAAAGCAAGCCTCACTGAGATGCATTACGCAACCTCGTGACACTGCTCCTAAGCCACTGGCTCAGCTTCTTCAACAGCTTCAGGAGTCTTTTTGGCCAGTAGAGCAATCAGCTTCTTCATCGCCGGCGTCAACACACGACCCTTGCGATGAATGATTGCCAATGGCCGTGTTAACTCGGAACCTTCAATCGGGATTGAGGTGAGAAGCCTTTGCTTCACTTCCTGCGTCACTGTGCTGGAAGGCACAATTGCAACTCCAGCATCGATTTCCACAGCGC
The Rubellicoccus peritrichatus DNA segment above includes these coding regions:
- a CDS encoding efflux RND transporter periplasmic adaptor subunit — its product is MPPSVTIATAVSKDVPIYLTAIGYTTAFEEVEVMTQVDGQLMAIHFEQGTEVKAGDLLFTIDQRPYKAVLEEAEGNLRESIASLEINQLAVNRNRPLLGQNLISQQDFDALQAAVEESLGMVQMNEAAVVAARINLDFCSIRSPIDGLIDIYEVNAGNVLFADNQTDLTSIRRIDPLYVDFVISERDLPELQKAIKAASPKPLELEVSLMTNAKVKRTAKLEVVGNTIQRNAGVARLRGIMKNEDQRFWPGESINVRIILRTEKNATVIPEECIQLGQRGYSIFVVNKDNTVEHRFIKLGERLGSNVIVKSGLKKGERVVLSGQIMLKPKSKVTIVKPPSETTNTSSQASSSSKSSASSSTDSDKKSN
- a CDS encoding DUF481 domain-containing protein, whose product is MIRLLRTNILLLALFPAFLTAEVLQFNNGDRISGKVISQEDGKIVFKSDLLGEVTVSADEATVVPSEKVADATPAPAVAATAAPGPSAPEPTEEQIAEDAEAESMFNESLEVARSYIEKVVPPGWTGKYNVGLAMTESDSKSTQFNTSIEMKKDSGKHHYGWDAYYNYNANTDSAGVNDKTTDKYGTGFAYRYDFSERWFLQSDTTYLRDAVKQIRHQVTENVSIGYKIYDEETFKLSVAPGIAAQYNDVVGSDEKWLGFGTFKENLTYVFSETFNLAQDAYVRISPSGIDDIQWGGQIALNANLNKWIVASIVYNYTYDGTVGPGSSKDEQTTTLQLGFPF
- a CDS encoding L-rhamnose isomerase, translated to MDYSAAKERYASFGVDTEEALKKLSATPISLHCWQGDDVGGFESPDSSLGGGLAVTGNYPGKARSIDELRLDLEKVLSLIPGNHRLNLHAIYGDFSRGKVDRDAISIEQFQGWIDWCSANNLGLDFNPSCFGHEKAEDGLTLSSPDAGIRDFWIAHCQASRKIGAEMGKQLGSPCVTNVWIPDGMKDLPADRLGPRERLAASLDKVFEESLDPAHNLDAVESKLFGIGSESYVVGSHEFYMGYATTRQKVLCLDAGHFHPTESVADKISSALLYVPELLLHVSRGVRWDSDHVVILDDPTKAIFEELVRCDALSRTHIGLDFFDASINRIAAWAIGTRSAQKGLLMALLQPMSKIIEAEATGNYTERLALLEISRTLPWGSVWEEFCSRNQTPGEGEWFAEVKAYEDTVLAKRS